The following proteins come from a genomic window of Microbacterium lemovicicum:
- a CDS encoding cation diffusion facilitator family transporter, which produces MSASGGNKAIIAAFSANMGIALAKFIAWFVSGSASMLAEAIHSVADSGNQLLLLLGGRKARKAADREHPFGHGRERYVYAFVVAIILFSVGGLFSIYEGVDKVTHPHELENAWLPITVLVIAIGLESFSLRTAVKESNHIREKGQSWVSFVRRAKAPELPVVLLEDVAALTGLVFALLGVGLTVLTGNPLWDAVGTLAIGTLLILVAIILGIETKSLLVGEGATPGDFDRIVAAIEAGPEVETLIHIKTLYLGPDELLVAAKIALPADRTLAQASADIDAVEGRIRAGVPIARVIYLEPDVYRPDAPAPAAPGSPARTTAS; this is translated from the coding sequence ATGAGTGCATCCGGCGGCAACAAGGCGATCATCGCGGCCTTCTCGGCGAACATGGGCATCGCCCTGGCGAAATTCATCGCGTGGTTCGTATCGGGCTCCGCCTCGATGCTCGCCGAGGCGATCCACTCCGTCGCCGACTCCGGCAACCAGCTCCTCCTGCTGCTGGGCGGCCGCAAGGCCCGCAAGGCGGCCGACCGCGAGCATCCGTTCGGTCACGGGCGCGAGCGCTACGTCTACGCGTTCGTGGTGGCGATCATCCTCTTCTCGGTCGGCGGTCTCTTCTCCATCTACGAGGGCGTCGACAAGGTCACGCACCCGCACGAGCTGGAGAACGCCTGGCTGCCCATCACGGTGCTCGTCATCGCGATCGGGCTGGAGAGCTTCTCGCTGCGCACCGCGGTCAAGGAGAGCAATCACATCCGCGAGAAGGGCCAGTCGTGGGTGTCGTTCGTGCGGCGCGCCAAGGCTCCCGAACTTCCGGTCGTGCTCCTGGAGGACGTCGCCGCCCTCACCGGCCTCGTCTTCGCCCTCCTCGGCGTCGGCCTGACGGTGCTGACCGGCAACCCGCTCTGGGACGCGGTCGGCACGCTCGCCATCGGCACGCTGCTGATCCTCGTCGCGATCATCCTGGGCATCGAGACCAAGAGCCTCCTCGTCGGCGAGGGTGCCACCCCCGGCGACTTCGACCGCATCGTCGCCGCGATCGAGGCGGGCCCGGAGGTGGAGACGCTCATCCACATCAAGACCCTCTACCTCGGACCCGATGAGCTGCTGGTGGCGGCGAAGATCGCCCTCCCCGCCGATCGGACCCTCGCCCAGGCTTCGGCCGACATCGACGCCGTCGAGGGTCGCATCCGCGCCGGCGTGCCGATCGCGCGCGTCATCTACCTCGAACCGGATGTGTACCGACCGGATGCCCCGGCACCAGCGGCCCCCGGGTCGCCGGCACGGACGACGGCCTCCTGA
- a CDS encoding TM0106 family RecB-like putative nuclease gives MRYIEDEGRIVWSASDLKAAAECEFAWLRRIDARLGRVEAVVEPEDATLKRAGLLGTAHELRMLEHYREVFGDAVAEIPAAQASDAAALADADDRTRAALADPSVEVVFQAAFSTDEFVGFADFLVRERSAPEPGADTAAPTPRVDGDGTRWVVQDTKLARRARVTALMQLAAYADQLDRLGIARADRVQLLLGDGTVSEHRVDDIMPVYRLRRARLKALIADRAVPSGAAGEAIAWGDPRGDLDVIACGRCATCEVEVISHRDLLLVAGMRPVQRVRLQTAGIRTIDDLAAAEAQPAGVGADTFASLRTQARLQLDSPAGVPAVSDDPGIPVVPTFEVVEPRALAALPRPDHGDLFFDFEGDPLYTEGDASSWGIDYLFGWVDMAERYGALWAHDFDEERAALERFLDMVARRREKSPGMHIYHYAPYEPTHLLAMAAKYGVREADVDQLLRDGVFVDLYPIVRRALRVGSRSYSIKKLEPLYMGAEVRTSDVQKGDDSIVRYVEAREHADAGDAAAAQEILDDLADYNRYDCVSTRRLRDWLVDRAREAGLRPSAEREPEEGGYQDSPLAVQLRAYADEVDEAKSTSASDATALRLGAAAIDYYPREAKSFWATHFLRLREPISIWEDNRDVVVVDPARSRVIEDWHLPEGSGRERRRVELRGELSPGTRLSEGVEPFALYELPAPFPSETRPRWIHTAKWVRVVEVLDDGAIIEELSVEGFTWQELPLALTPAAPPRAGNQQSAIEAWAQTVLETRSAGARDDGAALLPPEPSQPLPRDPATDLLRRLPPRTLSGALAPADPSDEASAIARSVADLDHSYLAVQGPPGTGKTYVGSHVIARLVQERGFKVGVVAQGHATVEHLLDRVIEAGVPPVQVGKAPKDPSLPHRFTIIPKNGVAAFTAEHQTDGFVVGGTAWDFSHQGRIPRGSLDLLVIDEAGQFSLASTIAVSLAARRLLLLGDPQQLPQVSQGTHPEPVDTSALGWIMDGAEVLPAEYGYFLARTRRMHPAVAEPVSHLSYEGRLAAHPSTALRTLEGVRAGVHVRPIAHRGNATSSPEEAAEVVRLVTDLVGRSWTGSDGGVGDAATLLSPRPLRPSDVIVVTPYNAQQVEVEAALTAAGFGDVQVGTVDKFQGREAVVAIVSLAASSGRDAPRGLEFLLLRNRINVALSRAMQAAYVVYSPGLLDDLPRTPEGVARLSGFATLVEAPAA, from the coding sequence ATGCGCTACATCGAAGACGAGGGCCGAATCGTCTGGAGCGCCAGCGATCTCAAGGCGGCAGCCGAGTGCGAGTTCGCGTGGCTCCGCCGCATCGACGCCCGCCTGGGCCGCGTGGAGGCCGTCGTCGAGCCGGAGGATGCGACGCTGAAGCGCGCGGGACTCCTCGGCACGGCGCACGAGCTGCGCATGCTCGAGCACTACCGCGAGGTCTTCGGCGACGCGGTGGCCGAGATCCCGGCCGCGCAGGCTTCGGATGCCGCGGCGCTCGCCGATGCCGACGATCGCACCCGCGCGGCGCTCGCCGACCCGTCCGTCGAGGTGGTGTTCCAGGCGGCGTTCTCCACCGACGAGTTCGTCGGCTTCGCCGACTTCCTCGTGCGTGAGAGGTCGGCGCCCGAGCCGGGCGCCGACACGGCAGCCCCGACGCCGCGAGTCGACGGCGACGGCACCCGCTGGGTGGTGCAGGACACGAAGCTCGCGCGGCGCGCGCGCGTGACGGCGCTGATGCAGCTGGCGGCATACGCCGACCAGCTCGACCGTCTCGGCATCGCCCGCGCCGACCGGGTGCAGCTGCTGCTCGGCGACGGCACCGTCAGCGAGCACCGGGTGGACGACATCATGCCCGTGTACCGGCTGCGCCGCGCGCGCCTCAAGGCGCTCATCGCCGACCGTGCCGTGCCCTCGGGCGCGGCCGGCGAGGCGATCGCGTGGGGCGATCCGCGCGGCGACCTCGACGTCATCGCCTGCGGCCGGTGCGCCACGTGCGAGGTCGAGGTCATCTCCCATCGCGACCTGCTCCTCGTGGCGGGCATGCGACCGGTGCAGCGCGTGCGGCTGCAGACGGCCGGCATCCGCACCATCGACGATCTGGCCGCCGCGGAGGCGCAGCCCGCCGGAGTCGGCGCCGACACGTTCGCGTCGCTGCGCACCCAGGCGCGCCTACAGCTCGACAGCCCCGCGGGTGTGCCCGCCGTCTCGGACGACCCCGGCATCCCCGTCGTCCCGACGTTCGAGGTGGTGGAGCCGCGCGCCCTGGCCGCGCTCCCGAGGCCCGATCACGGCGACCTCTTCTTCGACTTCGAGGGAGACCCGCTCTACACCGAGGGCGATGCGAGCTCCTGGGGCATCGACTACCTCTTCGGCTGGGTCGACATGGCCGAGCGCTACGGCGCGCTGTGGGCGCACGACTTCGACGAGGAGCGCGCCGCTCTCGAGCGCTTCCTCGACATGGTCGCCCGTCGCCGCGAGAAGAGCCCGGGCATGCACATCTACCACTACGCCCCCTACGAGCCGACGCACCTGCTGGCCATGGCGGCGAAGTACGGCGTGCGCGAAGCCGACGTCGACCAGCTGCTGCGCGACGGTGTCTTCGTCGACCTGTACCCGATCGTGCGGCGCGCGCTGCGCGTGGGATCGCGGTCGTACTCGATCAAGAAGCTCGAGCCCCTCTACATGGGCGCCGAGGTCCGCACCTCCGATGTGCAGAAGGGCGACGACTCGATCGTCCGCTACGTCGAGGCGCGCGAGCACGCCGACGCGGGGGATGCCGCGGCGGCTCAGGAGATCCTCGACGACCTGGCCGACTACAACCGCTACGACTGCGTCTCCACCCGGCGGCTGCGCGATTGGCTCGTCGATCGCGCCCGGGAGGCGGGCCTCCGCCCGTCCGCCGAGCGCGAGCCGGAAGAGGGTGGCTACCAGGACTCCCCGCTCGCCGTACAGCTCCGCGCCTACGCGGACGAGGTCGACGAGGCGAAGAGCACGAGCGCCTCCGATGCGACCGCGCTGCGCCTCGGCGCCGCGGCGATCGACTACTACCCCCGCGAGGCGAAGTCCTTCTGGGCGACGCATTTCCTCCGCCTGCGCGAGCCGATCTCCATCTGGGAGGACAACCGCGACGTCGTGGTGGTCGATCCGGCCCGCTCCCGGGTCATCGAGGACTGGCACCTGCCGGAGGGCAGCGGCCGGGAGCGGCGTCGTGTCGAGCTGCGGGGCGAGCTGTCGCCCGGCACGCGGCTGAGCGAAGGCGTCGAGCCGTTCGCGCTCTACGAGCTGCCGGCCCCCTTCCCGTCGGAGACCCGCCCGCGGTGGATCCACACCGCGAAGTGGGTGCGCGTGGTCGAGGTGCTCGACGACGGGGCGATCATCGAGGAGCTCTCCGTCGAGGGGTTCACCTGGCAGGAGCTGCCCCTCGCGCTGACGCCGGCGGCGCCGCCCCGGGCGGGCAACCAGCAGTCGGCCATCGAGGCGTGGGCGCAGACCGTCCTCGAGACGCGGTCCGCCGGCGCCCGCGACGACGGCGCCGCGCTGCTCCCGCCGGAGCCGTCGCAGCCGCTGCCGCGGGATCCCGCCACCGATCTGCTGCGCCGCCTGCCGCCGCGCACTCTGTCGGGCGCCCTCGCTCCGGCGGATCCCTCCGACGAGGCATCGGCGATCGCGCGCAGCGTGGCCGATCTCGATCACAGCTACCTCGCCGTGCAGGGGCCTCCCGGCACCGGCAAGACGTACGTCGGCTCCCACGTGATCGCCCGTCTCGTGCAGGAGCGGGGCTTCAAGGTCGGCGTCGTGGCCCAGGGGCACGCCACGGTCGAGCACTTGCTCGACCGTGTCATCGAGGCGGGCGTCCCGCCCGTGCAGGTGGGCAAGGCGCCCAAGGATCCCTCCCTGCCGCACCGCTTCACGATCATCCCGAAGAACGGCGTCGCCGCCTTCACGGCCGAGCACCAGACCGACGGCTTCGTCGTCGGCGGCACCGCGTGGGACTTCAGCCACCAGGGCCGCATCCCGCGGGGCAGCCTGGACCTCCTCGTCATCGACGAGGCCGGACAGTTCTCCCTCGCCTCCACCATCGCCGTCTCGCTCGCCGCACGACGACTGCTGCTGCTCGGCGACCCGCAGCAGCTTCCGCAGGTCAGCCAGGGGACCCATCCGGAGCCGGTCGACACATCGGCGCTGGGATGGATCATGGACGGCGCCGAGGTGCTGCCCGCGGAGTACGGCTACTTCCTCGCGCGCACCCGGCGCATGCACCCTGCGGTGGCCGAGCCGGTCTCCCACCTGTCGTACGAGGGGCGCCTCGCCGCCCATCCGTCGACGGCCCTCCGCACGCTGGAGGGCGTGCGCGCCGGCGTCCACGTCCGGCCCATCGCGCACCGCGGCAACGCCACCTCATCGCCCGAGGAGGCCGCCGAGGTCGTCCGGCTCGTCACCGACCTCGTCGGACGCTCGTGGACGGGCAGCGACGGGGGAGTGGGGGATGCCGCGACCCTCCTGTCGCCGCGCCCGCTCCGCCCGTCCGACGTCATCGTGGTCACGCCCTACAACGCCCAGCAGGTCGAGGTCGAGGCGGCTTTGACGGCCGCCGGCTTCGGCGACGTGCAGGTCGGCACCGTCGACAAGTTCCAGGGGCGGGAGGCCGTGGTCGCGATCGTCTCGCTCGCCGCGTCATCCGGTCGCGATGCGCCGCGCGGGCTGGAGTTCCTGCTCCTGCGCAACCGCATCAACGTCGCGCTGTCGCGGGCGATGCAGGCGGCGTACGTCGTCTACTCCCCGGGTCTCCTCGACGACCTCCCGCGCACGCCGGAGGGCGTCGCCCGCCTCAGCGGCTTCGCCACCCTCGTGGAGGCGCCGGCGGCCTGA
- the proC gene encoding pyrroline-5-carboxylate reductase → MTTVEDRSLPAVAVLGAGSMGGAILQGLVVSGLPTGGITATNRTRAKADALAGLAGVTSVALEEQPSGNTDAAGSAGIILVGVKPAMVPDLLSEIRPALRPGAVVVSLAAGVTIATFESVLGEGARVLRSMPNTPAVVGKAVTGLAAGAGADADDVAMVTRLFETVGAVLQVPEEQIDPLSTISGSGPAYVFLLVEALASAAVGKGFTPEQARLMAEQTFIGASALLDASGEEAAELRRRVTSPKGTTERAVAVLQGAHLDALFAEATDAALARARELAAGA, encoded by the coding sequence ATGACCACCGTCGAGGACCGTTCCCTGCCCGCCGTCGCCGTCCTGGGAGCGGGGTCGATGGGCGGCGCCATCCTCCAGGGGCTGGTGGTGTCCGGGCTGCCCACCGGCGGCATCACCGCCACCAACCGCACGCGCGCCAAGGCCGACGCGCTGGCGGGCCTGGCCGGGGTGACGAGCGTCGCCCTCGAGGAGCAGCCTTCGGGGAACACGGATGCCGCGGGATCCGCCGGCATCATCCTGGTGGGCGTGAAGCCGGCCATGGTGCCCGACCTGCTGTCCGAGATCCGCCCGGCGCTCCGCCCCGGCGCCGTGGTGGTGAGCCTGGCCGCGGGCGTGACGATCGCGACCTTCGAGTCGGTGCTCGGCGAGGGCGCACGGGTGCTGCGGTCGATGCCCAACACCCCGGCCGTCGTCGGCAAGGCCGTCACGGGTCTCGCCGCCGGCGCGGGCGCGGATGCCGACGACGTCGCGATGGTCACCCGGCTGTTCGAGACGGTGGGCGCGGTGCTGCAGGTTCCGGAGGAGCAGATCGACCCACTGTCGACGATCTCCGGCTCGGGGCCCGCCTACGTCTTCCTGCTCGTGGAGGCGCTCGCGAGCGCCGCCGTGGGCAAGGGATTCACTCCCGAGCAGGCGCGCCTCATGGCGGAGCAGACCTTCATCGGCGCCTCCGCCCTGCTCGACGCGTCGGGCGAGGAGGCGGCCGAGCTGCGCCGGCGCGTCACCAGCCCGAAGGGCACCACCGAGCGCGCCGTGGCCGTGCTGCAGGGCGCGCACCTCGACGCCCTGTTCGCCGAGGCGACCGATGCCGCGCTCGCCCGCGCGCGCGAGCTCGCCGCCGGCGCCTGA
- the tadA gene encoding tRNA adenosine(34) deaminase TadA — protein sequence MSLPTAADDLTAMRRALQLAAVAGAEGDIPVGAVVTDAAGTVIGEGRNLREATHDPTAHAEVVALREAAASLGSWNLAGSTLVVTLEPCLMCAGALLQARISRLVLGAWDDKAGAAGSLYDVVRDRRLPTRAEVVGGVCAPESEALLRDFFLARR from the coding sequence GTGAGCCTGCCCACCGCCGCCGACGACCTGACCGCGATGCGGCGCGCGCTGCAGCTGGCCGCGGTTGCCGGTGCGGAGGGCGACATCCCCGTGGGGGCGGTGGTGACGGATGCTGCGGGCACCGTCATCGGGGAGGGCCGCAACCTGCGCGAAGCCACCCATGATCCGACCGCGCACGCGGAGGTCGTCGCGCTGCGGGAGGCCGCGGCATCCCTCGGCTCCTGGAACCTCGCGGGGAGCACCCTCGTCGTCACGCTCGAGCCGTGCCTCATGTGCGCCGGCGCCCTTCTGCAGGCGCGCATCTCACGCCTCGTGCTGGGGGCCTGGGACGACAAGGCCGGCGCGGCCGGCTCACTCTACGACGTGGTGCGCGACCGGCGTCTGCCGACGCGCGCGGAGGTCGTCGGCGGAGTGTGCGCGCCGGAGTCGGAGGCCCTGCTGCGCGACTTCTTCCTCGCGCGGCGCTGA
- a CDS encoding DUF3467 domain-containing protein — protein sequence MADDAQRQFEIDLPPDLIGGAYADFANVWHTPTVFVMDFVALAQPPREQLDAQTGEARTVVPARVVSRIRIPPEQVFELAKALTQQLEFWEQETGRRQPIDPLIDPDD from the coding sequence ATGGCCGATGACGCCCAGCGGCAGTTCGAGATCGACCTGCCCCCCGATCTCATCGGCGGGGCCTACGCAGACTTCGCCAACGTCTGGCACACGCCCACCGTCTTCGTGATGGATTTCGTCGCGCTCGCCCAGCCGCCCCGTGAGCAGCTCGATGCGCAGACGGGCGAGGCGCGCACGGTCGTGCCGGCGCGCGTCGTCAGCCGCATCCGCATCCCTCCCGAGCAGGTCTTCGAGCTCGCCAAGGCCCTCACGCAGCAGCTCGAATTCTGGGAGCAGGAGACCGGGCGCCGTCAGCCGATCGACCCGCTCATCGACCCCGACGACTGA
- a CDS encoding alpha/beta fold hydrolase yields MTLFDGITARIVETSRLGVGILERAGDDSSTPAERTVVLVHGNVSSSLFWQELMQDLPSDIRVIAVDLRGFGATEHSPIDATRGLRDFSDDLHATLEELGLDAVHLVGWSMGGGVIMQYALDHPVLSLTLQAPVSPYGFGGTRRDGSRLTDDDAGTGGGGANPDFVQRLNDHDTTDEAPTSPRSVFRAAYVAAGYTSEHEDVWVDSMLTTSTAEGNYPGDGVPSENWPGFAAGTIGVLNTMAPRYHDVSAIVELERKPPILWIHGTDDAIVSDGSFFDLNHLGALGVVPEWPGDEIAPAQPMVSQTRDVLGAYTDAGGAVTEITLEGVGHAPHLERPAEFRQALLSVIGYLGTPVDPAPPTEAIILRSAD; encoded by the coding sequence ATGACCCTGTTCGATGGCATCACGGCTCGGATCGTCGAGACGTCCCGGCTGGGCGTCGGCATCCTCGAGCGCGCGGGCGACGACTCCTCGACACCCGCCGAGCGCACGGTGGTGCTGGTGCACGGCAACGTCTCCTCCTCTCTCTTCTGGCAGGAGCTCATGCAGGACCTCCCGTCCGACATCCGGGTGATCGCGGTCGACCTCCGCGGCTTCGGCGCGACCGAGCACTCCCCCATCGATGCGACGCGGGGGCTGCGCGACTTCAGCGACGACCTCCACGCGACCCTCGAGGAGCTCGGGCTCGACGCCGTCCACCTCGTCGGCTGGTCGATGGGCGGCGGCGTGATCATGCAGTACGCCCTCGACCACCCCGTTCTCTCCCTCACCCTGCAGGCGCCCGTCTCGCCCTACGGCTTCGGCGGCACGCGTCGCGACGGCTCACGCCTCACCGACGACGACGCGGGCACGGGCGGCGGCGGTGCGAACCCCGACTTCGTGCAGCGGCTGAACGACCACGACACCACCGACGAGGCGCCGACGTCGCCGCGCAGCGTCTTCCGGGCCGCGTACGTCGCGGCCGGCTACACCAGCGAGCACGAGGATGTCTGGGTCGACTCGATGCTCACCACGTCCACGGCCGAGGGCAACTACCCCGGCGACGGCGTCCCGAGCGAGAACTGGCCGGGCTTCGCCGCCGGGACGATCGGCGTGCTCAACACGATGGCGCCGCGGTACCACGACGTGTCGGCGATCGTCGAGCTCGAACGCAAGCCCCCGATCCTCTGGATCCACGGCACCGATGACGCGATCGTCTCCGACGGGTCGTTCTTCGATCTCAACCACCTCGGCGCCCTCGGCGTGGTGCCAGAGTGGCCCGGCGACGAGATCGCGCCCGCCCAGCCGATGGTCTCCCAGACCCGCGACGTCCTCGGCGCCTACACCGACGCCGGCGGCGCCGTCACGGAGATCACGCTGGAGGGCGTCGGCCACGCCCCGCACCTGGAGCGTCCGGCGGAGTTCCGCCAGGCACTGCTCTCGGTGATCGGCTACCTCGGCACGCCGGTGGACCCGGCACCGCCGACCGAGGCGATCATCCTGCGCTCCGCAGACTGA
- the upp gene encoding uracil phosphoribosyltransferase — MRVHVADHPLITHKLTVMRDQRTPSPVFRQLTEELVTLLAYEATRNVRVTPVEIQTPVTSTIGVRIGDPRPLVVPILRAGLGMLDGMVKLLPSAEVGFLGMARNEETLEPTTYAERLPEDLSDRECFVLDPMLATGGSLGAAMDFLFRRGAKDVTAICLLAAPEGVAAIEKQVEGRDVTLVLGALDERLNEKGYIVPGLGDAGDRLYGTV, encoded by the coding sequence ATGCGCGTCCACGTGGCCGACCACCCTCTCATCACTCACAAGCTCACGGTGATGCGCGATCAGCGCACGCCGTCGCCGGTGTTCCGCCAGCTGACCGAGGAGCTCGTCACGCTGCTCGCGTACGAGGCGACCCGGAACGTGCGCGTGACGCCGGTCGAGATCCAGACTCCGGTCACCTCGACCATCGGCGTGCGCATCGGCGATCCGCGCCCGCTCGTGGTGCCGATCCTGCGCGCGGGCCTCGGCATGCTCGACGGCATGGTCAAGCTGCTGCCGAGCGCCGAGGTCGGCTTCCTCGGCATGGCGCGCAACGAGGAGACCCTCGAGCCGACGACCTACGCGGAGCGCCTGCCCGAAGACCTCAGCGACCGGGAGTGCTTCGTGCTCGACCCGATGCTCGCCACGGGCGGCTCGCTCGGCGCGGCGATGGACTTCCTCTTCCGCCGGGGTGCCAAGGACGTGACGGCGATCTGCCTGCTCGCGGCTCCCGAGGGCGTGGCCGCCATCGAGAAGCAGGTCGAGGGTCGCGACGTCACGCTCGTCCTCGGCGCGCTCGATGAGCGGCTCAACGAGAAGGGCTACATCGTGCCCGGACTCGGCGACGCCGGCGATCGCCTCTACGGCACGGTCTGA
- a CDS encoding LLM class F420-dependent oxidoreductase, producing MEYCTFTEPQQGFTYGDQLAFAQATERVGFDGFFRSDHYMRMGPGDPLPGPTDAWTTLAGLARETSRIRLGTLVSSATHRLPALLAIQVAQVDEMSGGRVELGLGTGWFAEEHRAYGIPFPERRFGPFEEQLQIVTGLWSTPIGETFDFAGEHYTLAGAPALPKPVQERVPIIIGGAGPKRTPELAARFATEFNIGFQPEEKIADRFANVRAACERAGRDPGTLKLSVALPTLAGADEGDLRRRAEAIGKNPDEVRNGVDIVGGPEEIAEKVQRLVDLGADRVYFQLMDMRDVGQVEFLGTEVLPLLPR from the coding sequence ATGGAGTACTGCACCTTCACCGAGCCCCAGCAGGGCTTCACCTACGGCGACCAGCTCGCCTTCGCCCAGGCGACCGAGCGGGTCGGCTTCGACGGCTTCTTCCGCTCGGACCACTACATGCGGATGGGTCCCGGCGACCCGCTCCCCGGTCCGACAGACGCGTGGACGACGCTCGCAGGGCTGGCACGCGAGACCTCGCGGATCCGCCTCGGGACGCTCGTCTCCTCGGCCACCCACCGGCTCCCCGCCCTGCTCGCGATCCAGGTCGCCCAGGTCGACGAGATGTCCGGCGGACGCGTCGAGCTGGGCCTCGGCACCGGCTGGTTCGCCGAGGAGCACCGCGCCTACGGCATCCCGTTCCCTGAGCGGCGCTTCGGACCGTTCGAGGAGCAGCTGCAGATCGTCACGGGCCTGTGGTCCACGCCGATCGGCGAGACCTTCGACTTCGCCGGCGAGCACTACACGCTCGCGGGTGCCCCCGCGCTGCCGAAGCCGGTGCAGGAGCGCGTGCCGATCATCATCGGCGGCGCCGGCCCGAAGCGCACGCCGGAGCTGGCCGCGCGCTTCGCGACCGAGTTCAACATCGGCTTCCAGCCGGAGGAGAAGATCGCCGACCGCTTCGCCAACGTCCGGGCGGCGTGCGAGCGCGCCGGACGCGACCCCGGGACGCTGAAGCTGTCCGTCGCGCTGCCGACGCTGGCCGGCGCCGACGAGGGCGACCTCCGCCGCCGCGCGGAGGCGATCGGCAAGAACCCCGACGAGGTGCGCAACGGCGTCGACATCGTGGGCGGCCCCGAGGAGATCGCCGAGAAGGTGCAGCGCCTGGTCGACCTCGGCGCCGACCGCGTCTACTTCCAGCTCATGGACATGCGCGACGTCGGGCAGGTGGAGTTCCTCGGCACCGAGGTGCTTCCGCTCCTCCCCCGCTGA